The sequence below is a genomic window from Sorangiineae bacterium MSr12523.
CCGAATCGATCTGGCGCACCGAACAGAGCGTAGGGCTCGGCGCACTCGATGGCGACGCGCAGTTCCCGCCCATGGCCGAGTTGGTTTGCTCCCTTTTGAACGATCGGGCACGCGCGAGTGCCCTGGGAGAGCGGGGGCGCGGCCTCTACGATCGACTTTTCTCCATCGAGAGCACCGTCCGAACGTTGCGAGGAGCATCATGAAGCAGAGGAAGACCCGATGACCACGGCTGCGAATTTCCCGCGTCGCTTGCCCGCGCATCGTGCAGGACAGGCGCAAGGGCGACAGCGTGGCCGGATGGCCAAGGCGGCGGAGGCGGTGCGCGCGTGGACCGAGCCGCGGGCCTCGAGCAACTGGCTGCTCGCCGTCATCATCGTCCAATTCCTCTGCCAGGTCGCCCTGATGGGAAGCCTCGGCAGTTACCGAGCCATCGTCCGCAGCGTCGCCTTCATGGCGAGCCTGCTCTGCATCTTCGCGATTCCCAAGGCCGGCCTTCGCCATCCCGCCCGTTCGTGGTCCTTCGTCTCGCTCGGGCTCGTCGGCGTGCAAATGCTGAATCCCAATACGGCGGGCGCACTCGGTGGACTCGCGCACTGGGCGATGTACCTTGCCGTGCTCTCTCCCATTTTCTGGGTGCCGCGCTTGAAGATCGACATGGACGATTTCAAGCGCATCATCCTCGTCTTCTGGGCGTTCTATGCCTTGAGCTCCGCCGTGGGCGTGCTCCAGGTTTATTTCCCGGCCCAGTTCCAGGTCGATTCGCACGACGCGACCCAGAACGCCATGCGCGAAGGTCTGAAGATCACGCTCGCCAGCGGCGAACGCATCTTGCGGCCGATGGGGTTGAGCGACACGGCCGGCGGAGCGGCCATGGCCGGATTTTACACGTGCGTCGTCGGCAGCGGCCTGCTCCTCGGAAAAACGCGCTGGTGGGGTCGATCCATCGTGCTGACCGGCATGACCATGGGCGTGTTCTCGATTTACTTGAGCCACGTCCGCTCGCTGTTGGTCATGAGCCTCATTTGCATGCTCGCCAGCGCCGCGGCACTGGGCTTGCGGGGCAAGCCCGGCAAATTCGTGCTCTTTGCGGGCATGATCGTCGCGATCTTCGGCATCGCCTGGATCTTCGCCGTCGACGTCGGCGGCGACAGCGTGCGCGATCGCGTCTCGACGCTCACCGAGAGAAGCGCGGGCGACGTCTACTATGCGAACCGCGGGCACTTTCTGGAGCACACGCTCGAAGATCTCCTTCCGGAGTATCCGTTCGGGGCAGGCCTCGCGCGCTGGGGAATGATGGGTGTTTACTTCGGTGATTTTTCCAGGGAAGCCCCACCGATCTGGGTCGAGATTCAGTGGACAGGCTGGCTTCTCGACGGCGGCATTGCCCTGCTCATCGCCTATCCGGCCGCCCTGGTCGTGAGCCTTTGGACGGCCTTCAAAGTGGCCATCGGCCGTCTCGGCGGAGGCGTGAGCGACATGTGGATATGGGGCGGCGTCATGCTGGGCTACAACATCGGGGCCCTGGCCGTGACGTTCAACGCCCCGCTGTTCATGGGAACACCGGGCCTCGAATTCTGGATGCTCAATTGCATGCTCTTCGTGGCCGCAACACGCGCCGATCGCGCGGCCGCCGAAGCCGCTACTGCCGAACTGGCACCCGCCGCGACGACTTAGGCTTCGTCCATGAACGCGACCATGTCGCGTGCCATGTCGTCCCACGTTCGACCGCGCAGCACTGGTGCGAGCTCGCTTCGAACGCGCGCCCGCAGGTTCGGCATGTCGTCACGCCACCTGCGCAGTGCACGCGCGAGCTCGTCGGCGCTGTCCGGATCCTCCAGGAGCAGCGACGACAGCGACTCCGGATACCGCTCCGCAACGCCGCTGGCACGTGTGACGATGGCCGGCAGCTCGCAGCAGAGCGCCTCGTGAACCGCGAGGCCGTACGGCTCGTAACGCGTGGGCGCCACCAGCGCGTCGCACGCCGAGAGGACGCGCGGCACGTCGTTCCGAAAGCCCAAAAAGAGGAGCTGATCGCCCAGGCCCTGCGCCTGCGCGCGGGCTTTCCACGCGGGTAGCTCGGAGCCGGCGCCGATGACCACGAGCCGCGCGTCCCAGCTCGAGCGTGCGAGCGCGCGCCACGCATCGAAGACCACGTCGAAGCCTTTGCGTCGGTCGTGGAGGGCGCCAATGAAGGCGACGTACGGGAGGTCCGGGTGCCATCCGAGCTCCTCGCGCACCTTGCGCCGCTCTTCGTCGTTCGCCGAACGAAACTGCGCGGGATCGGTGCCCAGGTAAATCACGCGCACGCGCTCCTCGCGGACACCGACGAGCTCGACCAAATCGCGCTTCGTTCGCTCGGAGTTCGCGATCACGTGCGTGGCCATGCGAAGCGCCACCCGCTCGGTGGTGCGGCTCGTTGCTGCGTCAATCCCGGCGAAGGCGCGGCGAAATGTACCGACCGCCAAACGCGGTGTGAATGCCGCGTGGACGTAGTGCACCCAATTCACCGCCGGGAGGCTGCAGTTTCCACCATTGACCACGAACGTCGTTCGATGTCGCGCGCGTTTTGCAAACTCGAGAATTCCCGACGAAGCAAGAAAAGGCCCTGCCAACGTGTAGGAGTTTTTCGGCTTTACGACGGCGCGAAACTCCACATTTCGATTCGACGTCAATTCCGAATCAGCGCGAAAACCAATGAGCGTTACGCTTCGGCCTTGCCGTGCGAGATAGCTCGCGAGCGCGTAATTCGCTCGATCCATCCCTCCCGTCTTTACGAAGTCACCGGCGACGATTGCGTAGGTGCGCATGAGCAAGCTCGAGGAGCGATCGTGACTCGCGGTGCTTACCAGAGAAGCTCTCATTTGCGAACCGGTCGTGATCCGAAAATGGGTGGCACACCGTTGCGACGCCTTCGCGAACCGCCATTTTTTCGTGCGATGGCGTAGGATCTGTGTTTCAAAGAATTGGCTGCTTGCGTTCGAAGGAGGTCTTCCGTGGGTCTTGGTTCTGTTCGTCAAACCGTGTTGGTAACCGGAGCTGCGGGTTTCATTGGATCGCACCTCGTCGATCGATTGCTCGCCGAAGGATACGAAGTCGTGGGGCTCGACAATCTCATGACCGGCGACCTGACGAATTTGGACAACGCTCGGCGCGAGCCGCACTTCCATTTGCAGATTGGTGACGTGCGCGAGCCGCTCCCCGTCTACGCCGAGATCATCTTCAACATGGCCTGCCCCGCATCGCCGGTGCACTACCAGGCCGACCCGTACGCCACGGTCACCACCAGTGCGCTCGGTGCCATTCGCCTCGTCGAACATGCGCGGCGCCGTCGCTGCCGCGTCGTTCACGCGAGCACGTCCGAAGTGTACGGCGATCCGTTGATGCACCCGCAGCGCGAAGAGTATTGGGGCAACGTCAACTGCGCCGGCGAGCGCGCCTGCTACGACGAAGGAAAGCGCGTCGCCGAGACCATTTTGATGGACGAGCGCCGCACGCAAGGGGCCGATGTTCGCATCGTGCGCATCTTCAACACGTACGGGCCGCGCATGGCCTTCAACGACGGCCGCGTCGTTTCGAATTTTCTGACGCAGGTCCTCGAGAACAAGCCCATCACGCTCTACGGCGATGGTCAGCAAACGCGCTCGTTTTGCTTCGTCTCCGACTTGGTCGAAGGCCTTTTCCGCGCGGCCACCGTCGACGAATTCGACCCGCCCATCAACCTGGGCAACCCCACCGAATGCACGGTGGCGGACCTCGCACAGGTCGTCATGCGCGTCTCCGGGCAGAAGGTC
It includes:
- a CDS encoding glycosyltransferase family 4 protein, which codes for MRTYAIVAGDFVKTGGMDRANYALASYLARQGRSVTLIGFRADSELTSNRNVEFRAVVKPKNSYTLAGPFLASSGILEFAKRARHRTTFVVNGGNCSLPAVNWVHYVHAAFTPRLAVGTFRRAFAGIDAATSRTTERVALRMATHVIANSERTKRDLVELVGVREERVRVIYLGTDPAQFRSANDEERRKVREELGWHPDLPYVAFIGALHDRRKGFDVVFDAWRALARSSWDARLVVIGAGSELPAWKARAQAQGLGDQLLFLGFRNDVPRVLSACDALVAPTRYEPYGLAVHEALCCELPAIVTRASGVAERYPESLSSLLLEDPDSADELARALRRWRDDMPNLRARVRSELAPVLRGRTWDDMARDMVAFMDEA
- a CDS encoding SDR family oxidoreductase; this translates as MGLGSVRQTVLVTGAAGFIGSHLVDRLLAEGYEVVGLDNLMTGDLTNLDNARREPHFHLQIGDVREPLPVYAEIIFNMACPASPVHYQADPYATVTTSALGAIRLVEHARRRRCRVVHASTSEVYGDPLMHPQREEYWGNVNCAGERACYDEGKRVAETILMDERRTQGADVRIVRIFNTYGPRMAFNDGRVVSNFLTQVLENKPITLYGDGQQTRSFCFVSDLVEGLFRAATVDEFDPPINLGNPTECTVADLAQVVMRVSGQKVDLIRQPLPADDPKKRCPDISKAKKYLGFEPKVRLEDGIRKTFDDFKARLARRKPSAPTQGKP